The Bacteroidota bacterium genome segment GAAATCCCGTTAAAGTATGGAATACATGCCCCCTATTTCATCAGCGTCGGAACCATAGAACCCAGGAAAAACCTTGATATGTTGCTGGATGCCTTTGCCATGCTGTGTGAATCATCACCCGGGACAACACTACCGTATTGGCTTATCTGCGGACAAAAAGGCTGGAAGTCTGAGAGCTTTTTCCGGAAATTACAATCGCATCCAAACCGGCAGCAGATCAAGCTGACGGGTTATGTAGCCCAGGAAGACCTGCCGGCGCTTTATACACACGCAACGGCACTTTTGATGCCTTCCCTTTATGAGGGATTTGGAATGCCATTAACGGAAGCCATGGCATGCGGAACCCCATGCATTGTATCCGCTTCGTCTTGTCTACCTGAAACGGGAGGAGACGCAGCTTTGGTATGCGATCCTCATCAAGCAAACCAATGGGCGGAGACCATGGAATACCTCCTGGAAAATCCCCAAAAAAGATTGGAATTATCGGATAAAGCCCTTGAACGGGCCGGATTGTTTTCCTGGGAAATATATGCCCGGACTTTTGACCGGGAAATGGACAAACTTGCCTAAATTTACCACGATGAAGATCCTGTTTGTCCTGGAACTGTTTTATCCCAACATTGGAGGCATAGAAAAACTATTTGCAAGCCTGGGCGAATCTCTTGTGCAGCAAGGCAATGAGGTAAAGGTCATCACAACAAGGTTTCAAAAAGGGCTTCCCCTGAAAGAAACATACCGGGGAATGGAAGTCCGCAGGTTACCGATCCACAACCGTTTCCTGTTTACCTTTTTCGGATTCTTTTTCCTGCACCGTGATGCCGGGAGATCAGATATTATTCATACAACATCGTACAATGCCGCCTTTCCGGCCAGGATGGCAGCTTTGCTGCACCGCAAACCCTGTGTGATCACTTTTCATGAAGTATGGGGTAAATTATGGTTCAGGCTGCCTTATTTAAGTTTGCCAGGAAGAATACTTTACTCTCTTTATGAGCAGTTCATCCTGAGATTACGGTTTCATCGGTTTGTCGGTGTTTCGCAATTCACTTCCCGAAGGTTGCAGGAAAACGGGGTTTCGCAGGAAAGGATCACTACCATTTACAACGGGCTGGATTACAACAAAAATATTACCGCACGGCCCAATCCGGGTGAGGTATTCATATTCACTTTTTTCGGCAGGCCGGGCAGTTCGAAGGGCCTTGACATCCTGCTTCCGGCAGCCGAAGATTTCCTGAAGAAAGAGAACAGAAAGCTCAGGTTGATACTTTCCAAAAGCCCTGCTGCCATCTACCGCAAAGTAATCCGTTATATCAATAATGCAGGAATAGCCGGAAAGGTTGAATTGATGCATCATCTGAGTGACAATGACCTGGAACGTGCACTATTGGAATCTCATTGCATAGTGATCCCCTCCTACTCTGAAGGATTTTGTTTCGCGGCTGCAGAAGCCTCCGCGTTGGGTATTCCGTTGATCACATCAGGTAAGGGCGCCCTGCCGGAAGTAGTATCAGGCAGGCATATCACCCTGGAAAACATGTCGCCCAGTGCATTGGGAAAGGCTTTAGAACAAGCCGAAGAAGGGAAATGGATGGAAACTCCCCTGAAAAAATTTGAACTGCAGGATACGGTAAATTCTTACAAAAAGCTTTACGATTCCTTGTTATCCTGATCACCGGCCACACTTTCTTCCTGTTTTTTCACTTTCTTTTTCTTTCTGAGTTTTTTGATCTCCAGACGCAGCAATGCTATTTCCTGGGCCAGTACCTTATTTTTATCGCTAAGACGTGAAATGATAATGGAAAATTCAATCAGAATGAGGAAGACAGCCATAAGAAGGATAATAAAAAGGGCAGCCGGAGGATAGGCCACACCGATGAATTCGGCAATATAATCGAGTCCGCGGCGCCAGAAGGAAAATATAATAAACACAACAGCAAAGAATATCCATAAAAGCGAGTATTCTTCCTTGATGCGTTTCTTTTTTATCAGGTACAGGATCAGCAGGAAAAAGAACAGGCTGGTAGCGATCGCGATCAACTGTACATTGGATGTATCAATCTCTTTCATAACCATCTAATTCTTCGTTGATAATTCTGGTCCTGACGGAAGCCATGATCATGGAAAGCATGACCTTGATCATATAATAGGGTCCCCTGGCGAGGGTAATGGAAGAAACGCCACCCTGCCTTCTCAGCATCTGTGTAAATACCTCCTTCATACGGAACCCGTTTCTTCCGAGTAATATCACAACTTCAGGTTCCGGGAAATCCGTCGGGTAATGATCTGCCAGGAAAGTAAAGGCTTTCCTGTTATACGCGCGAAAGCCGCTGGTGTGATCGGTGATTTTCTGGCGGATAAGGACAAACGACAACCATTCGAAGATTTTGATCCCAATCCGGCGCAAGGTTTGGGTTTTATAGCCATTATGTCGAACATTGAAGCGCGAACCGATAACTACATCCGCCTCATCATCCCGGATCGGTTTGATGAGCTTACGAATCTCTTCAACACGATGCTGTCCGTCGCCATCGAACTGCAGGGCAATATCATATTTATGGTTTCTGGCATAGCGAAAGCCGGTCTGTACACACCCCCCAATGCCAAGGTTGTAAGGAAGGTCAATCACAATGGCCTTTCCTGTTGATTCAGCCAGTTCTCCCGATCCATCGGAAGATGCATCATTCACAACCAGGATATCCCAATGCGGGTATATCTCAGCCAGTTCATAAATCAACCGCATGATGCTCGCCGATTCATTGTAAACCGGGATGATGATAAGCCCCTTATGTTTTTTCTCACTCAATGAATTCAGGGATATACTTGTAAATACGGAGTGTAAATTTCAGGCCACGGTTTATTTGTTTTCATTTTCATCTCCTTCAAAGTCAAGCCCTTCCCCATCCACATTTCTGATCTTGAAATATTGTATGGTATCTTCTCCCCTTTCAAGCCTTTCCTCAATATTACGGATATAGTTTTGGTCGACTTCAAGGCCAATGCGTTGAGCCTGCTTTATATCCTCAAGTGCTTCCCTGAACTGGCGCATCATGAAATACGATTTACTGCGGTTGATCAGGAGTTTTACATTAGCAGGATTCAGTTCCATGGCTTTGTTAAAATCATCCAGCGCTTCAGGGTAATTATGGGTGATTTCGTAGATAACCCCACGGTTTTTATGCGCTTCCGGGAACTGTGGATTCAGTTGAATGGTACGGGTAAGGTCCTGTAAAGCCAGATCATATTTTTTCAGATGACCATAGCTCACCCCCCTGAAAAAGAAAGCAACATCAAGCTTTTTGCGCTTTTCCAGAACTTTATCGAGGTCTTTAACAGCATAATCATAACCACCGAGATCAAATAATGCAATACCACGGTTGAGATATGCCATATCGTAGGTACTGTCGATACGAATCGCTTTATTATATTGAATCAGAGCGCTCTTATAATCCTTTTCGCCAATGTAGGCTACACCCAGGTTAACCAATCCGCGCGGGTTGTCGGGATTTTTGGAAAGGCTGTCTTCCCAAATCATCCTGGGAGATTGGTATAGTTTGTTACGGTTGTATGCAAGCAGTCCCAGGATTAAAAGGATCGCAACAAAGGCAATGTTGAAATAGGTTGAAGAATACTTACCAATCAGTCGATAGAGCCCATCCGTCACAATCAAGGCAAACCCGAACAGAGGAAGGTAAAGCCTGTGCTCCATGATCACATCGCGTATAGGGATGATGCTGGATTCCACGCTTAAAGCAAGCAGGAACCAAACAATCCCGAAAGAAATGATCCTGAATTTTTTAAAAAGAAGACATGCGGCCACGATCAGTCCGGCAACCACCAACATCCCAGCTATTTCCATCAACCCTATTGCTGATGAAACCGTAATATTATGGTCAATATTCTGCCAGGCAGGAACGAAGAGTAACTGAATGTATTTCAGCATGACCTTAAACTGTGTCAGCAGGTAGTCAGGTCTTGAGATATCGGTTGTCTCCATGGGGATCAGTCCCAGGGTCATAACTGTAATAAAAGTAGCCGCAAAAACGATAAATGCGGAGATAAGAAGCTTCCTGGCCGGCTTGCCTTCGTTGTTCCTGATAAAATATAGCTCGGCAAACATAAAGGCGAGCGGGAAAGTAATGGCATTTTGTTTAGACAGTATAGCCAGTATTCCCGAAAACACTGCCAGAACAATATAAAACACTGCCCTTCCATAGGATCCCTTGCCATGGAAATAAAGCAACCTGCCTTGCATATATAAATATACAGCTAGCAGATAAAAAAGTGCGGCAAGTGAAGTCATCCGCTGCACTACATAGGTCACTCCCATTGTCTGAAGCGGGTGCAGTAAAAAGATCAGAGCCACAAACAAGGCATTACGCCGGATAACATCTGCATTCCAATCCGGTTTTTCATTCACACGGGTGAACAGGGTGCGGGCCAACAGGAAAACCACAAAGGAAGCCAGGATGTGTATAATGAGATTCACCAGGTGATATCCCCAGGGTTGGTAATAATGAATACTGTAATTAACAGCAAAAGTGAGAAACGACAATGGGCGATTGTTGATATCAAGCCAAAATGACGATGATTGATAATCATCAAAGAAAACCACGGTTTTGTTGTGCATGATGGTATCGAGATCATCAAAAACAAATACCCCTTTAAAGCTGTTTGAATAAAATGCCAGCCCTGCAACAACGATCAGAACAAGAGCCAGCCAGGTAAACTGCTTTCCTGAAAGAAAGCTTTTGGTTTGTACAGTTCCTTTTTTCCCCATAATTTAGAAATTGGCCTCAAATATACAAAAAATGCAGTGCTGCCCTGACCCAATTTGTCTATATTTACACCCCGAAACATGAGGATATGGCGATCAGTCCGGGTAAGAGACTTTTAGAAATGATTCCTTCCAATAATCAGTATGAAAGGATTTGGCTTTTGGCTAAAACCGATTTCAAACTGAAATATTACGATACTTTTTTGGGCTTTATATGGACCATACTCAATCCCCTGTTCCGACTGGCAATTTTCTATTACATCTTTACCTATATTTTCGATAAGCAAATCCCTAACTATGCTTTGCATATCTTTTCCGGATTGATTTTGTGGATGTTTTTCCAGGAATCAACCAAGAAGGGATTGAGTCTCCTGAAAACCAAAAGGTATTTATACGAAAATATAGAATTCAGCAAGCTTGATCTCTATACATCCTCGGTATTGAGCAGCCTGATGATACTGATCATCAACATTCTGGTCTATTTCGTGGTATCCATGTTTTTTCACATTCCGGTTAACGGGAACCTTTTGTTTGTCCCTCTGCAGATTATCACCTTGTGTATCCTGGTTTATGGGATAATTCTTATCCTTTCCATCATCAATATTTACATGAAAGACATAAACCAGATATGGGACATGATCTTGCTTGCCTGGTTCTGGATCAATCCTATTTTTTACGCCAAGACGGTGATTTTTGATACCTTCCCCATCCTGAAATACATCAATCCCCTGGCCGGGATCATCATCAATACAAGGGAAGGAATATTGTACGGTAATCCGCCGGATTGGGGACTATTTGTTTATGATCTCGGGTATTCCCTGGTTGTATTGGCCATAGGACTTATCCTATTCAGGTTGTATTTTCATAAAGCTGCGGAGAAACTATGACGAACGGAAGCGACATAGCCATCAGGCTGGAGAATGTCTCTAAGACCTTTTACATCCGGGATAAAAAGCCGGGATCCGTAATGACTCAGGTCGGGCGATTTTTTACCGGCGACAACCTTCGCAAAATAGAAGCGGTTAAAAACGTAAGTATCGAAATAAAAAAGGGGGATTTCATTGGAATTGTGGGTGCTAATGGGAGTGGCAAATCCACTTTGTTACAGCTAATGTCGGGAGTGTTTAAACCTGACAAGGGAGGGTATGCAAGCATAAACGGGAAATTCATCCGTCTTACCCTCGGTTTGGGTTTCAACCAGGAAATGACGGCAAGGGAAAACGTATACCTCAACGCATCCATCATGGGTTTGACGCTCAAAGAGATAGGAAAGGAATTCAACAGGATCATCCGCTTTGCTGAACTGGAAAAGTTCGTAGATACCAAGATCAAATATTTCTCCCGGGGTATGCGGGCGAGGCTGGCTTTTGCCGTAGCCATTTACACCAATGCGGAGATCATTCTTCTCGATGAATTTTTTGGCGGTGTGGGCGACGAGAAATTCAGGGAAAAATCCGACCGTATCTTCCACGAGCGCATCCTGGCAAACCGTACAATCGTGTTGGTTAGCCACAACCTGCTTCCCATCAAAGATCATGCGAACAAGGTATTGCTTATGCACGAGGGACAATGTGTTGCCACAGGAACCCCGGAAGAGGTCTTCCTGCATTACAAAACCGTCCTGAAAGTAGATCAGCTAAAAATCGAAGGCAAAGAGTGAGGATAAATGGATAACTACACAAAACCAGAGGTGGTGCTGGCTTCTTTCCCGAGATCGGGTAATACATACCTGCGTAATGTATTGCTCGATGTGTACGATATTTTTTCCTGGAACAATATTGAAAAATTCAACCAGGCCCAGGAAAAAGCGGAGGTATTAGAGGAAAGGCATAAACAAAGAAACCAGGAGGGTACTCCTCCGGAGCGGCTTAAGGAACTCAGGCATGAACTCCTTTTTCCGGTTGTTAAAACTCATGAGATACCGGGTAACATTTTACCTCTTTGCAGCCCGGATGCACGTATCATTTACCTGATGAGGGACGGCAGGGATGCTCTTGTATCCATCGCCCATCACAGGAAAGACATTATCGCACCTGGGAGTGATTTCCTGATAAATCTCGAACAGGCCATACTCGCCAGGGAAGGAAGCCATTTCGGTGGATGGTCGGCCAACGTTATGGAATGGATACCCTTAGCCCATGCCGTGATCCACTTCGAAGACCTGGTCGAAAAGCCTTTAGAAACCATGGAAAAACTACGTGGCATCCTGGATCTTCCCCTTCCCGACCGGAAAAATATTCCCACATTCGAATCCCAAAGAGAAGGCAAGTCATACTTTGGAGGCCGGGCCCGCAAGCAGATAAGCGACGAGGAAAAACAGGAATTCAACCAGTTGTTTTTCAGGAAGGGAAAGATCGGAGGCTGGAAGGAAGAAATGCCTGAACAGATGCATGAATTGTTCTGGAAACTGCACGGTAAGGTTTCGGAAGAAATGGGTTATCTTTACGATGGCAGCTTCGACCGTTCCAATTGGTAAACCATGATTGAACTGATTTCCATTCATATAGCCAAAACCGGCGGGAGATCTTTTTATGAAATCCTGAAGAACGAATACGGCGACAAGCTGGATCCCAGAACCCGGCGCATAGAATATTTTCCAGGAAGGGATTTCAGCAAAAACCTGCTTGAATCGATACCACCGCATGTCACAGTGATCCACGGTCATCTGTTTTATGAACATGTCAGGGAAATACATCGCCGGTATGATGCCAGGATTGTAACCTGGCTTCGGGATCCTGTAGAAAGGGTCATATCCAACTATTTCTTTCTGATGAGGGCCATACGCGAAGCACCGGAGACACACCCTCAGCGCCGCAAGGCTGCTTACACCCTGATGGAATATGCTCACGACAGCATACCCGACAAGATGTCGAAATACCTGAGAGGTATCCATCTGCAGGAATTATTTTTCATTGGGTTCCAGGAAAACTATGAGCAAGACCTTGAGCAGCTGACAGAACTCCTTTCCTGGAAAAAGCCGCTGATAAAACCCCGCATCAATACAGGACCTGAAGGGACAGAAGAGGAAGACTACCCTACCCGGCGCAAAGATATCACCGGGGAGATGCGCGAACAAATACGTGAAATGAATGCCGGTGATGTTCAGTTATACGAACTGGCCAAAAGTATCCGGAAGGAAAGATACCGTGATTAAGATCATATCCATTCACATACCCAAGACAGCGGGCCGCTCATTCTACCAGGCCCTGAAATGGGCTTACGGCGACCTGGCGGATATACCCAGGAACCGAGACAAACACGTGAAGGATGGCCGTTTCGACACCTCTCTCCTTGCCCCGGGAACAGAGGTCTTGCACGGACATTTCATGTACCGGGAAATACAGCATATCCATGAAGAGTATGATTCAAAAGTTATCGTATGGCTAAGGGATCCGGTTGCAAGAGTGATCTCTAACTATTTTTACAATATTCGCATGAACCAGAACAAGCCCTGGAAAAGCAGGTCGGATATACGCACAAGGCTTACGCTCATGGATTTTGCACGCAAACCAGGGCAAATGAATATCATGAGCCGAATCCTGGAAGGAGTTGAGGTTGAAAACCTTTTCTTCACAGGATTGGTGGAGCATTACACAGATCACCTGGAGATCCTTGCCCAAAAACTAGGATGGCCGGAGACCGCACCACAGTATCATATCAACCCCGGAACAGACAATTACGCTAACCCTGATTCACCAACACAATTTACTGAGATTACCAATGAAATGAAAGAAGAAATACGGGAGATAAACCTGAAAGATTGCAAGTTATACGAAAAATGCAGAAATTTGACCGGTAATTCCTAAGTTATGACATTCTTCAGGAAAGATCTTAAAATCAGGAATAAGCTGGAGCTCATCTCCATCCACATCCCTAAAACGGCAGGCACCTCTTTCCGGAATTTCCTGAAGCATGTTTATGGGGAACAAAATGCCGTCAGGTTGGATATCAATATTACCACAAAAAAAATAGACATTGAAAACCAAGCCTTTGAGGAAAAGAAGCTTCCGGGGAACATCAGGGTGATCCACGGGCATTTTTATTACCGCGACCTGGTGGAACAGATACGGATAGAGGAAGGCACCCCTATGGTAACCTGGCTTCGTGAGCCGGCCGAAAGGGTCATTTCCAACTATTTCTATCTGGCAAAACGGCTGAAGGAGGAACTGCAGGAAGAATCAAAAGGGCTGAACATCCTCTCGAAGATGCAGAAATCGCTGATTGAATATGCCCGCAATGAGATAAGCCGCAACCGCATGTCGAAATTCCTTGAAGGCGCCAACCTCGAAAAATTCTTTTTCACAGGAATTTACGAGCATTATAATGAAGACATGCAGGACTTTGCCCAACTCCTTGGTATTAAGGATTTCGAGATTTTCCAGCATAACATTACAGGCCGTAAAGAGGAGGTAGACACCGGCATCCTGGAAGAAATTCGTTCCCTTAATGCCGATGATTATGAGTTATACAATTTTGCGCTTGAGATAAGGAAAAAGCGAAGAAAGGAGGCCGGGGCACCATGATCTGGATAGCATCATTCCCAAGGTCGGGGAACACATTTCTGCGTAACATACTTTTTGAGGTTTACGGGATGGAGTCAAGCACCTATCATCAGGATCCCGGCTATCCCCTCGATGAGGGTTACGACCGTTATCCCTTTGTGAAGACCCATCTTCTGCCGGGGCAGCTTATTCCTTCTTCAACGGATATACCTGCCATTTATCTTGTCAGGGACGGGCGGGATGCATTATGTTCCATGGCACATCACCGGAAAGACATCATTGCACCCGGTTCGGATTACTATGAAAACCTGAAAGCAGCCATCATTGCTGAAAAAGGGAGTTTTTTCGGCGGATGGTCGCGGAATGTACTGGAATGGACATCACGTTCTGCCATGATCATCCGTTTTGAAGATCTCATCAGCGATCCTATCGGCTGCACGGAAAGGTTGCGGGCCATCATGGAACTCCCCCAACCCAGGAAAGATAGGCTCCCCGGTTTCCTGGACCTGAAACATGGCACACCTGAGTATGGAAGCGGGAAAAACCGCGGAATCAGCCAGGAAGAAATGCAGGAACTGTCGCAAAAGAACTTCAGGAAAGGCAAGGCAGGAGGCTGGAAAGAAGAGATGCCCATGGAGCTCCACGACCTGTTCTGGAGTTATCACGGAGACACCATGGACATGCTTGGCTACGGTTATGACGGGAAATCAAAGGCCCTTAATCCCGATTTTGACCGTGAAGTGATGATAAAACTTGGCCAGGAAGTTCCCAGGGCAGAAAAAAAGTATCATATTCTGATGGAAGCAGGCAAGCTTTTGTCACCCGATAATGACGGGGTTAAGAGATACCAGGCTGCTTTGCTCAGGGCCATGCTGCCCCTGGCACAAGACACTGAAAACCGCTGGCAGATAGATCTTTGGTCAGAAGGGACAATCCGTCCCCTGAAGGATTTCAGCGACCTGATACGGAATGACTTCAACAAAAAAGACACCGGAGCGGCAGGTGGAGTAAAACCATTGAAAAAAAGTCTTTTCCAGCGTTTTGAAGAGATGCTGGTTTCCCTGGTACCCGGTAAATTCGTAGAGTATCTCCAGCGCAGGAACATACGGTTTTTTCACCGGGCATACGAATTCCTGAAAAAAATGATATTTGCCATAACCGGAGTGCTGATCCTGCCTTTCCGCTATGGGTTTAAGCTCCTGTATAATATAAAAGCCTTTTTCCAGGAAAGAGCGGACAGCAAAGGATACTCAGGCTATCACCTTATCCATCTGCCCCTGATGCAGCATTACCGTCCTTTCAGGAAAGCCCTGCCACCCATTTTGGTGACCATGCACGATCTTACCCACCGTTTCTTCCCCGACTATCACACCCCTGTGAATATTTCCAATGCCGAAAAAGGCTTGCGTTTCGCGGAAAAGAAAGACGCATGGCTTATTGCCGTTTCTGCCTCGACCAAAAGCGATTTACTGAATCACTGCCGGTTTCCTGAAGAAAAGATAAGGATCATTCATGAGGCTGCCGACAGGGAAAAATTCAATTACCGTATCAACACGGAAGACACGGCCCGGGTGCGGGAAAAATATGGCATACCTGTCCACCGCCCATATTTTCTTTGTCTGTCGACCATAGAACCAAGGAAAAACCTGGAAAACATCATCCGGGCATTCACCCTATTGATGGAAAAAGAGCCCAATGCCGACGTTTCACTGGTAATAGCAGGAAAGAAAGGCTGGGCAAGCGACCGGATGTTCCTGCACAATAAACTTTTAAGCGAGAGAATACTATTTACGGGCTTTATCGATGATGAGGACCTTCCTTCGCTATATTCGGATGCCCTGGCGTTGTGTTATGTGTCGTATTATGAAGGATTCGGTTTACCTTTGCTGGAAGCGATGACCTGCATGACACCGGTCATCTATGGCAATAACAGTTCCATGCCGGAAGTAGCCGGGGATGGCGGGTTAGCGGCCGATCCCGGGGATGCGGCCGGTATCATGGAACAAATGCATAGTTTGCTGTATAACAAAGAACTGCGTGATAAACTGAAAATAAACGCTTTACGGCGCTCCAGCCTGTTTTC includes the following:
- a CDS encoding glycosyltransferase; the encoded protein is MIWIASFPRSGNTFLRNILFEVYGMESSTYHQDPGYPLDEGYDRYPFVKTHLLPGQLIPSSTDIPAIYLVRDGRDALCSMAHHRKDIIAPGSDYYENLKAAIIAEKGSFFGGWSRNVLEWTSRSAMIIRFEDLISDPIGCTERLRAIMELPQPRKDRLPGFLDLKHGTPEYGSGKNRGISQEEMQELSQKNFRKGKAGGWKEEMPMELHDLFWSYHGDTMDMLGYGYDGKSKALNPDFDREVMIKLGQEVPRAEKKYHILMEAGKLLSPDNDGVKRYQAALLRAMLPLAQDTENRWQIDLWSEGTIRPLKDFSDLIRNDFNKKDTGAAGGVKPLKKSLFQRFEEMLVSLVPGKFVEYLQRRNIRFFHRAYEFLKKMIFAITGVLILPFRYGFKLLYNIKAFFQERADSKGYSGYHLIHLPLMQHYRPFRKALPPILVTMHDLTHRFFPDYHTPVNISNAEKGLRFAEKKDAWLIAVSASTKSDLLNHCRFPEEKIRIIHEAADREKFNYRINTEDTARVREKYGIPVHRPYFLCLSTIEPRKNLENIIRAFTLLMEKEPNADVSLVIAGKKGWASDRMFLHNKLLSERILFTGFIDDEDLPSLYSDALALCYVSYYEGFGLPLLEAMTCMTPVIYGNNSSMPEVAGDGGLAADPGDAAGIMEQMHSLLYNKELRDKLKINALRRSSLFSWRKAAKETLSWYEKIIEVTEKQA